The region TGACTGAGGAAGCGATTCGAAGACTCGGTCACGTGGTTAGAGGTCCCCGGATAGATTATACAGACGCATGCAGTAGTGGCGAAGATTCGGTGTTTGTGaatccgccgtcgcctcAGGCGTGTAGTTTTAAGTTTTCCAACGTGCTTAGTAAGATCGAGGGGGGAGAGGAGACCGCTGACGAGCGCGGGCGCGATGGGGATGATGAGGAGAGTTGCGTTGAAGGGGAGATGATAGCGCGCGCGATTCCCTGGTGGAAAAGAGAGTATCCCGCTATTAAAAGTGATCAGGAAGAAGATGAGGAATTTTGTAAATTATTAGCTATGGGGAAAAGTATGTtttacgtgacgtcattgattgGCACGTTAAAATTGAACTTTCGTAGGTTTAGATGTTGTTTACGCGAGGAATTCTTCTTATCCAATGGATGAGTGTCTATCTAGGGTACCCTcactaattcaattaattaattaaacctatATAGAGAATGTATCAATTTTTAGTCCAAAGGTATTAGAGAAATGTATAAGAAGAAACAGAATCAGCGAAGGCTAAATACTAGAGTaatgattaaataattaattaattcgtgtcaattaattaattgttttaAAAGATGCAGTTGGATCACGCGACTAGTTTTCCTATGCCCATACCTGAAGCGAATGTCGGCTCTCGAATGCTTCGTTCCATGGGCTGGGATCCGGGATCTGGGCTCGGTAAAAGAGGCGATGGCGTCACTGAGCCCGTACAAGTGCACAAAAGGCCAAGAAGAAGGGGCCTCGGACACGAATGACTgccgaaaaaaaacagaaacagAAAGACAATTATATATTTTGTTGAGTTAGTACATTGAGTTATTTGGGTTTATTAAAAAGTTTTTTGTTTATCAATATCAATACGCCAACACCCGTATTTTCTACGTCACGTCACCTGTTTTTACTTACCGGGggacgaaacgacgcttgTTTCGCTCTCGTTCACGCAGACATCATGCAGGCGCAAACGGAAACGAAGACTCGACTTCATGTTGGACTGCTCTGCAGTAAAAGAGTGAGTATTGATATGATAAACTACACTGACACCTTAGCCCCAAACCTTTCCACGTCTCTTTTACACTCATCTCGTCACCTTCTATGCATTGTACCCTACGCAGCGTCGAATGAAACTCACTTATCGCTCTTTCCGCTATATAGGGACGCGATCCGGATCGTAAGGTCATTTTGACGGAAGTAAAGCAGATTTCCTTCGCTGGAAAAGGTATTTTCTCTTGATTCCAAACCTGCAAAGCCACTAGAAGAGACGGGAATTGCATGTCTTCTACCGTTTCTTTCTAATATACGACAGCCGGGGGCGTTAACCTCGGCTGACTTCTCGTAGAAAAGCTCTTTAGTTTAGCGGTATACCGTGCTACTGAACGCGCGATAGTAGTATTATTGCAAAACAGAATAATCTAAACGATATCGTGATACCGAAACCGAAACATACGATAGCTCATAAGGGTAACGTAAGAAATTAGGCTGCCGCGTTCACTTCCTATTACTAGAAACAAGGACGTGTTTACTCGAAGGGTTTTTTACGTTTCCTATACTTTTATAAATAatccctttctcttttatttattaactTAGAGCTAATATTTTCCGAAATGGAGATCTCTCACGTGGGAAGATCCAAATGGGACGTGAAAGCGGTCAACTTGTCGCAAATAAAATTCAATCCCGATTTCGAGAATCtgaaattttcaattcaagTCATGGCGACGGGCAAAACAATGAGAAAATTTTCCTACTTCGCCCGATCGCTGGACGAACAAGAAGCTCTAATAGCGGAACTACTTTATGCCCAAACGTTGTCAGAGCGTAAGCCAATCAAACACTCAGCTCACAATAACAAACTTATCGCTATTTAGGTGTTACGCTAGGGCGTTGCTTTCACGTCATTTTACCGGACAATTCCCGGCACGCCGTAGCGCGTCTACATCGCTCAATTAACCCCACAATATCGCTGTGCAATCCTCGCAAACAGAACGAAGTTCTCCTGGACATCAGCATTATGAAATTCAGCAAATGCGAAATGAAGGGCACGACTCCTCTCGGCTACCACGTGGTCACATTACGAAGTCGTACGTCGTCGTACAACGACGAAACTCTCTATCTGCCCTCCAAACCAACCGCGGAGGAATTCATCCTATTCTATCAAAAAAGCGTCCAGCACTGTAGCTCCTATTGCAAATTGGACCCCATGGAGGCGTCGCCCCCCTCACAGCAACAGAAGCGGTTTGAGTCCTCGCCTCCACTAAAATCTCCCCCTAGTGATTCTTACCTGGAACCAGTCTTTCCTCTACCTCCTCGAGATATCATTCGCCCCGGGGTTTATCCTCCTCGTTTGTCAGAACGCCCTACCCTCGCGCCTCTTCATGTTTATACTACTCCGCGTTCAAAATCTACAGACTTTTCCCGTCTTAGGAATCAGCTCGATGGCGAAGAGGACTATGTTCCAATGGACGACGATCTCTTGCAGGGAAGAGACGATGGGAATTATGTTGCCATGGATGACGGTTacacgccgacgccgaccTCTTCTCGCCCTCGCCCTCTGCCTGAAGCTCCTCTTCCCATGCCTaaagtcaaagtcaaacCGAAGAGATCAAAGTCGATTCCGAGATCAGTGATGAGAAATAAGTAGAAGAGTGCGTGATTGAAAACGCGGAAGTAATCCGATTGAttgatattttcttttagtttcTACTCCTAGTGTGCATGATATTTTTAGTGACTAGAATAACGAGATGCAGTTGCATGCATTTTAGGGCGAGAAGAGGGACGTTTCCCCAGCATTTTTCCCCCAGCCTCATTTTCTATATATAAGGTTCTCCCTAAAACCCCAGACAGTTCATTTTCTACTTCTCTATctatcgtcgacgtgcggTTCAATCGACGATGAGTCTAGATATTCTACATTGCGGGAGTACGGATATAAACGTCTCAGAACCAACACGGAGTAACTATCGATTCTTCTACTCGCATTTGTCCTATACGTGCACAATGTCTACTCCCGTTTATGTGTCAATGTGGATCGTATCGGTGCTTGTGATATTACTTAGCGTTTCCGTCATTGTGTGGAGATGCAGGAAACGCACGTACAGCAGCCAGTCGGTTTTGATCATCAATTTAGCAGTATCGGATGCGTTGATGGGACTGGGAAGAATTCTTCGCGTAAAAACATTTCGAATGGCGCACATTTGGTGTACAAGTGCGTCTAATTCTATAATCCACCTTTGCTACGTTACTTCTATGGTTTCCAATATCCCAATTACGATGATGATCGTTCTGTTTCTCGCCATTCCTCTTTGTGGAATGGAGGAGGTGTGTTGCATAACGCAAAAACAAACAGTGAGACGTTTTCTATATTGTCTCATAGCTGTTGGGTGGATAATTTCGGTTTTAGTCTGGGTAACATCAAACTGGCCTAAAGAATTCAAAACCAGAGCAACACTAAACTTCACAATTGACTGGACGCACTGCGCAGGCTATTCGCTCAACGAACATTTACTTGGGACAGTGACGCAACTAACATCGCTCTGTATCATACTAGTTGTGATAGCATTGTCATATTATGTCATAGTCGCTGCTGTTTCTCGTCAAATGGGTAGAGAACAATTTTACTTGCAAGCCAAGCGGCAGCTAATTGCTATAGTCCTTTCAATGACTGCACTTCTCGGCTTCGAATTCGGGTGGAAAATTTATCTCCTACTTTATCTCAGATCGCACTATTATGATGCAAAGTTGAGGGGaagcgaatcgtttcgaattgCCTACAAAATATCTATGTTTGTACCGTTGGGAATGGCACTGCTCAATCCATTTCTCTACACGTTTTGGAATAAAATTACGTTGAGACGTTATTTTAAAATGATGACATGCGGTAAATGGAATGAAAAGGAAACTGGAGATGCATGCAGTTCAGCTGCTACTCAAAGCAGCGAGGAGACTCGTCTCTTTTCCGAATCAACGCAACAGTGGGATAATGACGGGTTTAGCACCGATTCAGATGAATAAGACTatttgaaatattttgtgTAAACATTATGAGAAACGTTTTTGCTACTAGTATGTGTGAGTGACGACGAGGTGTCAAATAGGGGCCCCAAACGTGATTCCCGCGTTGCGAGCGGATGCTCTCCGTCCCCATGGAGACGAGCCCCCTCCCCGCAGCAGAACCAGTTCTCTGCTCCGATAAAATCCATTCCTAGTGAACCCTATATCTGAAACCAGCCGTTCCTCTACCTCCTCTAGATATCATTCGCCCCGGTGTTTATCCTTCTCGTTTATCAGAACGCCCTCCCCTCACGCGTCCTCATCTTTATACTACTTCGCGTTCCAAATCTACTGACGTTGCCCGTCTTACGAAATAGACGAATTTGTAGATGACTATGTTCCAATGGACGACGATATTTTGCAGGGAAAAAACGGTGGGAATTATGTTGCTATGGATGGACGGTGTTTtcacgccgacgccgatctCTTCTCGCCATCTCCCGAAACTCCTCTTCCCATgcctaaaatcaaagtcaaaCCGAAAAGATCAAAGTCCATTCCTAGATGAGTACTTGATTGAGAACGCGGAAGTAGTTTCCTGATATTTTTAGTGTAACGAGATGCGGTTGCATGCATATGGGAGGGGAACGTTTCCCCAGCGCATTTTCCCCAGCGCATTTTCTATCTGGTACAGTATAAGGTCTCCGTAAAGACCCTCACAATTCATTTTCCGCCTCTCTATCTATCGTCGCCGTGCGGTTCAATCGACGATGAGTCTAGATATTCTACGTTGCGGGAGTACGGATATAAACGTCTCAGAACCAACATGGAGTAACTATCGATTCTTCTACTCGCATTTGTCCTATACGTGCACAATGTCTACTCCCGTTTATGTGTCAATGTGGATCGTATCGGTGCTCGTTATATTATTTAGCGCTTCCGTCATTGTGTGGAGATGCAGGAAACGCACGTACAGCAGCCAATCAGTTTTGATCATTAATTTAGCAGTATCTGATGCGTTGATGGGACTGGGAAGAATTCTTCGGGTGGAAACATTTCGAATGGCGCACATTTGGTGCACAAGTGCGTCTAATTCTATATTCAAGCTTTGCTACGTTACTTCTATGGTTTCCAATATCCCAATTGCGATGATGTGCATTCTGTTTCTCGCCATTCCTTTTTATGGAATAGAGAAGGTGTGCTGCATAAGGCGAAAGCAAACAGTAAGACGTTTCCTATATGGTCTCATGGCTGTGGGATGGATATTTTCGGTTTCGGTCTGGATATCAGAGTTGCCTAAAGAATTCAAGAGGAGAGCAATATTAAACTTTACAATAGACTGGACGCACTGCGCAGCCTATTCACTCCACGAGCACATTTTTGGAACAGCGTTACAACTAACATTGCTCTGTATCTTACTAATTGTGACAGCATTGTCGTATTTTGTGATAGCCGCTGCTGTCTCTCGTCGAATGGGCAAAGAACAATTTTACTTGCAAGCTAAGCGACAGCTAATTACTATAGTCCTTTCAATGACTGCACTTCTCGGTTTCGAATTCGGGTGGAAAGTTTATCTTCTACTTTATCAAAGATTGCACAATTATGATGCAAAGCTGAGGGGaagcgaatcgtttcgaacTGCCTACAAAATATCTATGTTTGTACCGTTGGGAATAGCACTGCTCAATCCATTTCTCTACACGTTTTGGAATAAAATTACGTTAGAACGCCATTTGAAAAGGCTTGGGTGCCCGTGCCATAAAGGGAATAAAGATGAAAACGGAGAATTAGATGCATGCAATTCAATTGACACTCAGAGTAACGACTCGGAGGAGACTCGTCTCTTTCCCGAATCATCGCAACAGTGGGATAATGACGATTTTAGCACCGATTTAGATGCATAATACTATTTGTAATAGTTTTTGTGTGTAAATGCAAACGTTATGAGAGCGAAGGAGAAGCTTTTTGCTATGTGAGCGACGAGGTGTCAAATGGGGCCCCCAAACGAGTCGTGACATCTCACCTGCGTTCCCAGCTGATGCTCGCCATCCCAGACGTGCTCTAGCGTCTCTTTGCTCGCCGAAAGaacgaagaaacgtctcGGAAAGAAGACGGAATGGGCATGCGCCTGTGCACTAAAAATTGATCTATATTTCCACGATGACACACCTCCTATATCTATTGAATATTCATGTGTTCTCCTTCTCAGTTCTTCAGATATTCGTCTTCGTACGCTTCGTCGCTGTCTTCGTCGGAATCAACGACTGGTTCTTCGACCTCCTTGACtgtctctttgtctttctttgatCGTCCGAAAATTTTGCTTAGCACCTTTTTCGGTCTTGAGCTGCGAcgctagaaaaaagaacaaatttTTAAACactttaaataaataataaatgtaGGTTcaacctttttcttttctaagtAAGATTCTaatgttttctttagagaagTCAAATCGTCTTGAACCCTTTTCATTTCTGACGAGGCTTcctttttgctttctttccttctgtACCGTCTAACCATATCTTCAACTCCACTGCTATTGAACTCAGGCTAAAAAATCAGCTATGCTATGGATTCTGCTATTATTTGCATGCAGTACGTACAGTTCTTTTTGACTTGGAGTTTCTGTAAAAGCatgagaaaaacaaaaagctGATAACATTGAATGGAACTGGCATCGGCGGATAGAACGTATATTCCATCACGATCTCACTGCGAGCAAATTTGTATTCAGTTTCTGCGTTTTCctgcaaaagaagaaatcgcaCACGTCTCTATATATACGAACTTTCCTTGTGTACctgaatttcgtcgaatttgctAAATACTAGCCCAAAAAGAAGACCGAGAAGAATTCTATCGGATATGATGAACCAAATGAGAGCAACAATGCTACCAACAATTGTTTCGGCTCTTGAATCTGCCTCAAAGCCATCAATCTCGGCATCTCCAAGGGAAGTCCAGAATACAGTTCGAAAGGACGGTATAAatctacacaaaaaaacaataaatatatataacactgctctttttaattaattcaccCGTCAACAAGAGATGGTACGGTATTATTGGAAGAAGGGTCGTTACTAAGCGGTCCTGCAGCGTAAATGCTCGCAATGGCAATAGAAAAGCCGACCATGAAAATAAGAAGCATGACGAGAAAGGTGAAAAAGAGTTGAAGCATTCCAATAAAGGACAGCTGAACGGGTCCCAAAACGCGATGAATTTTCAAAAAGGAGAGCACTCGTATGCAGCACCCAAGAGCCGCGCAACCGTAGAGATGATACGAAATTCGCACGAATTCGGACGTTTTGAATGCGTCAGCGTAGAAtgcaagaaagagaagaacgtaATAGGTGATAAAGATGAGCAGGAGTATGATGTCCAAGATTGTCTCTGCACTTTTGAAGTAGAGCGTCGCTTTGCCGTTTTGCGCCATGCGAGCGAATTTAAAGACCTCTTGCAGTAGAAAGCCGACGACATATACTAATATAACCCAGTCAAAAGCAGTAAACGAATTCCTTTCGTCGCTTATTTCGGTGTTGAAAATAAACGTGAGAATGAGAAGcacgatgaagatgaagtaGCTGACAAGATCTGCAGTAAAGGCGACTATAGGCGATTTGTGCAATACATTTAGTCTGTCTGCCACACACGGCAGAAAAACGATAAGAAGGAGGCTCGCCGCTATTTCTTTGgccattttcaatttggaaCTTGCCTTGCCTGTGTACAGACTACCCTGCCAAATTTCTTCAACATAATCTTGGACAATAGGACTGGAAACAAACTGGTTAGAGATGAGCGTTTATTACAGATTAATTAACAAGTATCAGTGATTTAGCTTACTCGCTTCATTTCCGTTTTCACAGCGTAATCTATCAGCCCCGTGCTGAGAACGTTTCGAGCGGATTTCGCCGTTCCAGCGTGAATCATTTCAACAGCCAACTCTTCCAAAGAGTCCGCTTCGGCTTCCATATCCAATTTGTACGCTCCAGAGAGCTGAGCACCCGTTCTAAAAGCGCGGGAAATTTGAAGACTGACAAGCAAGGGATCGTGACACTCGATTATGGGCTCCGGATTGCTGAGCAACTGGAGTTGCTCGTAGTGCAGCTCAGCGAGTTGCTCAGACGAAAGATCAATAGAGGAACTTACGCTAACAAGCAGAGCGCACGCTTTCTCATTTTTCGCCGTCAGAGCCATATAGAGCGGGGTCCGattcaatttattttttgcgtGAACGTCGAAGCCATTTTCAATCAGATAATTCAGCGTTCCAAACGCTTTGGAACCGCCGCGAGCAGCCTTGTGGAGCAACGTTGCTCCCGTGGAGTCAACGAGTTGAAAATCGACTCCCAAttctttcgccttttctaGAATTCTGACGTTACCTTGTTGGGAGGCGGTGTGACAAACGTTACCGCCCTTCGCTCCTTTGACGTTGGGATCGTATTTTTTATCGAGCAACAGGGCGAATTTTTCGTCGGAGTCTTTTGCCGAGAGCCCAGCGGCCAGAACGAGAGGAAAATCGGAGACAATTTTGGACTTTTCGTCCGGTTTAGCGCcgttttcaaaaagaaactaATTTTGAAAAGTATTAGATAAGAATTCGATTTCGAGTATTTTTTCTACCTGCACTGTTTTAATAGATCCCCCTAATACAGCaggccaaagaaacgaatcTTTAAATTTCAACGCAGTTGGGGGAAATTGATCAACTATCAAGTCGACAATATCCCCGTAAGCGGAGCGCGAAGGGAGAGCGAGAAACGACTCGTCGGCGTTTTGTAAAGTGAGAAGCAAAACGTCAACGGGCGATGCCCCGGATGCATTGGCCTGGGTCAAACTGCACCCGGAATTAATAAGCAACTGGACTTTTTCACAGCTAAGATGAATCGATTCCACTTGGCACTGCATATGTTAAATACATATTGGACTATAAAACGTTGATCTAAGATGCGACTAACTGCGTAATGGAGAGCCGTTGAACCTTTGGAGTCGGCCAAATTGGCGTCGCGATAAGAGGAGAGCATTGCTTGCAATGCGACGAGAGGAAAATTATATGATTTTGCGGCGTAATGTATAGC is a window of Oscarella lobularis chromosome 20, ooOscLobu1.1, whole genome shotgun sequence DNA encoding:
- the LOC136198976 gene encoding G patch domain-containing protein 2-like, whose translation is MDEDSSQTIREPFSDLYEMTLDPSMALQLEPSSPSDTSVLDPTSRDFILNIETTSNRENSESSSTEEMEVTKRLSSLNVGKLTRLVTSMKPPDSGIVSTGRTKQRRRRRRKSALKRKRKRKLACAANSESETKKLRSLASPRLSETEEKEKSSDKETVVMDDGSIKSNSSYTPKMIDSPADEPQLKLTEEAIRRLGHVVRGPRIDYTDACSSGEDSVFVNPPSPQACSFKFSNVLSKIEGGEETADERGRDGDDEESCVEGEMIARAIPWWKREYPAIKSDQEEDEEFCKLLAMGKSLDVVYARNSSYPMDECLSRSKGIREMYKKKQNQRRLNTRMQLDHATSFPMPIPEANVGSRMLRSMGWDPGSGLGKRGDGVTEPVQVHKRPRRRGLGHE
- the LOC136198977 gene encoding uncharacterized protein; the encoded protein is MQAQTETKTRLHVGLLCSKRGRDPDRKVILTEVKQISFAGKELIFSEMEISHVGRSKWDVKAVNLSQIKFNPDFENLKFSIQVMATGKTMRKFSYFARSLDEQEALIAELLYAQTLSERVTLGRCFHVILPDNSRHAVARLHRSINPTISLCNPRKQNEVLLDISIMKFSKCEMKGTTPLGYHVVTLRSRTSSYNDETLYLPSKPTAEEFILFYQKSVQHCSSYCKLDPMEASPPSQQQKRFESSPPLKSPPSDSYLEPVFPLPPRDIIRPGVYPPRLSERPTLAPLHVYTTPRSKSTDFSRLRNQLDGEEDYVPMDDDLLQGRDDGNYVAMDDGYTPTPTSSRPRPLPEAPLPMPKVKVKPKRSKSIPRSVMRNK
- the LOC136198963 gene encoding short transient receptor potential channel 1-like, which translates into the protein MDVELVKFSVTTRKENYHEKCLRRAVTSFDRNQIDRLQAALDEGASVINNKINGKQTALHLLCESFSELAKESSKVIVDEATASCLGMVRLMLERGADVNIADDSGASAIHYAAKSYNFPLVALQAMLSSYRDANLADSKGSTALHYACQVESIHLSCEKVQLLINSGCSLTQANASGASPVDVLLLTLQNADESFLALPSRSAYGDIVDLIVDQFPPTALKFKDSFLWPAVLGGSIKTVQFLFENGAKPDEKSKIVSDFPLVLAAGLSAKDSDEKFALLLDKKYDPNVKGAKGGNVCHTASQQGNVRILEKAKELGVDFQLVDSTGATLLHKAARGGSKAFGTLNYLIENGFDVHAKNKLNRTPLYMALTAKNEKACALLVSVSSSIDLSSEQLAELHYEQLQLLSNPEPIIECHDPLLVSLQISRAFRTGAQLSGAYKLDMEAEADSLEELAVEMIHAGTAKSARNVLSTGLIDYAVKTEMKRFVSSPIVQDYVEEIWQGSLYTGKASSKLKMAKEIAASLLLIVFLPCVADRLNVLHKSPIVAFTADLVSYFIFIVLLILTFIFNTEISDERNSFTAFDWVILVYVVGFLLQEVFKFARMAQNGKATLYFKSAETILDIILLLIFITYYVLLFLAFYADAFKTSEFVRISYHLYGCAALGCCIRVLSFLKIHRVLGPVQLSFIGMLQLFFTFLVMLLIFMVGFSIAIASIYAAGPLSNDPSSNNTVPSLVDGFIPSFRTVFWTSLGDAEIDGFEADSRAETIVGSIVALIWFIISDRILLGLLFGLVFSKFDEIQENAETEYKFARSEIVMEYTFYPPMPVPFNVISFLFFSCFYRNSKSKRTPEFNSSGVEDMVRRYRRKESKKEASSEMKRVQDDLTSLKKTLESYLEKKKRRSSRPKKVLSKIFGRSKKDKETVKEVEEPVVDSDEDSDEAYEDEYLKN